The nucleotide window CTCACCGGACGCGGCAGACGGTTCGACGCATTGCGCAGGCTGCTCAGCGCATCACGCTGGCCGCTCATGCGGGTCTTGGCCATTTCGAACGCTGCCTGCTCCGGCGCGCTGGCACGGGCCAGGCTCGACAGTTGCATTTGCAGGTCGTTGAGTGCTTGCAGGGCCGGAGTCAAATCAGCGGCCGGGCCGTTGTTGTCATCCAGCAAACGGTGCAGCGGTTCGAAGCGACGTTGCAGGGATTTCTTCGCGGTGTCGGGCAGGTTTTTGGTCGCGGCCATGTCAGACGCCGCATCCGATGCGGCCGACGCCAGTTTGCCCAACTTGCCGAGCTTGCCCTTCTGCTCGCCCAGTTTTGCAGCGGCATCGGCAGCCTCATCAACCGGCTCGGCTTCCGCCGGGAACCGGGTGTTCTCACGCACTTCCACCAGCAGTTGCAGCACCGGGGAGTTGGCCGACGTCAGGCCCGCCAGTTGCTCGGCGCCCTCACTGAAATCGCTGATCGCGGGCAGTGCCACCTGGCCCACGGCTTCGCTCCAGAAGTTGGCGTAGTCGCGGAAGTACAGTTGCTCCAGTTCGACCATCAGGCGACGCAAGTCCATGCCGCTGATGCCCGAGCCTTCCCCCAGTACCCAGTTGTCACGCAGGATATCGGTGACCAGCGCAGCGCCCTGGACCGAGAAGTACTGCTGATAGCCTTGCTGGGTGTAGAACCCCGGAATCACGTAATCGGTGCCGACAAACAACGAACCCTGCGGGCCGATGTGTTGGCTCAGGCGGTACTCCGGCAGGTTACGGGCCTGCTCGCGCAGCATCCGGTAAACCACGTTGGCCAGCGACTCGCTGCGTAGCACCTGACGCGCCTGCGCCACCAGTTGATCGTTGAGCGGGTAGATAAATGGCTGCTTGAGCAAGCGCTCGAAGTGCGTGTTCAAGCCGTTCTGCACTGCGGTGTTGCCGGCGTAGCGCAGGGACCAGTCAGTGGCGACCCAATCCTTGAGCCACGCCGCATCGCGGCGATCTTTCATATTCAGCATCAGGTACGCGCGCAGGCTGTTGAGCAGGCGTTCGCGGTCCTTCATGTTGGCGCGGATCTGCCCTTCCAGCAGGGTTGCCACCCGTGGCAGCAGTTGCGCTTCAAGCTCACGCTCGTAAGCGCTCTTGACCACTGGATTGGCGTCTTCACCCTGGTACAGGCCACCACGTTCGTGGTACGACACGTCACCTTTGTTCGGGAACACTTGAGTCGCCGCGTAGCTGGTGTCGAGGGTCTTGAGCACCGCCATGGAATCATCGCGCGCCGTCAGGGCCGAGCGTTGTTGCTTCCAGGTTTGGGCCAGCGAGCGCAGGTTTTCCAGACGCTCATAGTTGGCCGAGAAACCGCCGGCCCAGAGCATGCCGAACAGCGCCAGTGCCGCCAGTGCGCCCACGTACAGGGCACGTTGGCCCCAGTGGATGCGGCTGCGCTCGCGCTTGTCCAGACCGGCCAGATCGGCCTCGGGGAAAATCACCCGGCTGAGCAAATGGTGAATGAACCGCGAACGGCCGCTGCGCAGGGTCGGCAGCACGCCGGCGCTCATACCCAGACTGGCGCCGATGCCGGCGGTGGTCTGGTCCATCTCTTGAGTCAGGTGCGGTGCGCTGGTCAGGTAGAAACCGCGCAACTGGCTGACGCGCTGGTAACGGTTGCCGGTAAACGCCAGGTCGACGAACAGGCACAGGCGCTCGCCGATCTGCCCCAGTTGATGCGGGAAATCGAGGATGCGGCCACGGCGCTGGGTATCGCGCTCCTGGTGCATGCGCATGATCACCTGGCTGTTGAGGCGACGCAGCAGCTCTTCGAACTCGGCGCGCAGCACGGTCACATCAGTGCCGCTCTGCTCTTTGCGGAAGCTGGTGCCGAGGACCTGATCGCTTTCTTCGCGGGTCAGTTGGTCGAAGAATTCGTCGAACCCGAGCAGGCGATCGGCCTTGCTCAGCACCAGATAAATCGGCACATCGACGTGCAGTTTTTGATGCACGTCTTGCAGACGCGCACGTACCTGGCGGGCCAGGGTTTCGAGGTCTTGCTCGCTACCGCCCAGCAGGGTTTCCACCGGGATGGTCACCAGCACGCCGTTCAATGGACGATTGCGGCGACGCTTGCGCAGCAGCTCGAGCAAAGTGCTCCAGGCGCTGCCATCGACTTCGGCATCAGGCTGGGTCAGGTAACGCCCGGCGGTGTCGATCAGCACGCCGTGGTCGGCGAAGTACCAGTCGCAATGCCGCGTGCCGAGGGTGTCGCGGGTGAGTTTGCGGTCGATCTTGTTGATCGGAAACTCAAGGCCCGAAAAGTCCAGCAGGCTGGTCTTGCCGCTGCCCTGCGGGCCGATCAGCAAGTACCACGGCAAATCACTGCGCCAGCGCTCGCTGCGACCGCGATACAGGCTCGAGGTCTTCAGGGTTTTCAGGGCGTCCTTGAAACGCACCTTCAACTCTTTCTCTTCTTCGTCGATCAGCTCTTCACGGCGGATACGGTCCTGGCCGTCTTCGGTGGCTTCCACCGCTTTTTTGCGCACACCGGCGCGCCAGCTGACGAAGACCATGGTCAGGCCCCAGATCAGGAACAGCACACTGATGGTCAGCAGGCGGGAGGTCGAACCTTCCCAGAACTTGTAGTCATTGACCGCCAGCAGCGGTCCGACGAACCACACCAGCAGCGCGACGAACAGCACCAGCAGCAGGGTCCAGACCCAGGTCTGGCGCAGGAATGCGCCGACTTTCTTGAAAAACTTTTTCATCACACGTCCCTGTTTACGGCTGCGACTGCGGCTTAACCGCGGCCGGATCAAGCTGCTGATAAGGTTGCAGAACGGTTTCGCGTTGTTCGCCCAATACCCAGGCGAAGCCCGAATACATCACCACCAGGCAGACCACGGTGAACAGCACCACCATCCACGCCGGCACGATGCGCACCAGGCTGCGGCGCTGATCGTTCAAGCCTTCCCAATGCGGCGACAACTCGCGAGGCACGTCGCCGCGCAGTTGACGAATCTGCCGATACAAGGCGTCGCGGATGCCTTCGAGTTCGAGCATGCCGCGCGCTTGCACCCGGTACTTGCCTTCGAAACCGAGGGACAGGCACAGATACATCAGCTCCAGCATCGGCAAGTGCTTGACCGGATTTTTCGACAGGCGATCCAGCAGCTGGAAGAACTTCTCGCCACCGAACGTTTCGTTGTGGAAGCTGCTGAGCAGGCTCATCTGCGACCACTCGCTTTCGTTGCCCCACGGCGTGGTGACGACGGCTTCGTCAACCACGGTGCACAGCACGTAACGGGCGGCCATCACCTGGCT belongs to Pseudomonas sp. B21-015 and includes:
- the tssM gene encoding type VI secretion system membrane subunit TssM, whose protein sequence is MKKFFKKVGAFLRQTWVWTLLLVLFVALLVWFVGPLLAVNDYKFWEGSTSRLLTISVLFLIWGLTMVFVSWRAGVRKKAVEATEDGQDRIRREELIDEEEKELKVRFKDALKTLKTSSLYRGRSERWRSDLPWYLLIGPQGSGKTSLLDFSGLEFPINKIDRKLTRDTLGTRHCDWYFADHGVLIDTAGRYLTQPDAEVDGSAWSTLLELLRKRRRNRPLNGVLVTIPVETLLGGSEQDLETLARQVRARLQDVHQKLHVDVPIYLVLSKADRLLGFDEFFDQLTREESDQVLGTSFRKEQSGTDVTVLRAEFEELLRRLNSQVIMRMHQERDTQRRGRILDFPHQLGQIGERLCLFVDLAFTGNRYQRVSQLRGFYLTSAPHLTQEMDQTTAGIGASLGMSAGVLPTLRSGRSRFIHHLLSRVIFPEADLAGLDKRERSRIHWGQRALYVGALAALALFGMLWAGGFSANYERLENLRSLAQTWKQQRSALTARDDSMAVLKTLDTSYAATQVFPNKGDVSYHERGGLYQGEDANPVVKSAYERELEAQLLPRVATLLEGQIRANMKDRERLLNSLRAYLMLNMKDRRDAAWLKDWVATDWSLRYAGNTAVQNGLNTHFERLLKQPFIYPLNDQLVAQARQVLRSESLANVVYRMLREQARNLPEYRLSQHIGPQGSLFVGTDYVIPGFYTQQGYQQYFSVQGAALVTDILRDNWVLGEGSGISGMDLRRLMVELEQLYFRDYANFWSEAVGQVALPAISDFSEGAEQLAGLTSANSPVLQLLVEVRENTRFPAEAEPVDEAADAAAKLGEQKGKLGKLGKLASAASDAASDMAATKNLPDTAKKSLQRRFEPLHRLLDDNNGPAADLTPALQALNDLQMQLSSLARASAPEQAAFEMAKTRMSGQRDALSSLRNASNRLPRPVSVWFNVLAEDTWRLVLNDSYQYLNQRYQSELYSFYGKAINKRYPFSAHSTSDVAISDFREFFKAQGIADRFFDTYMRPFVSGDPGNYRLRSIDGHSMPISKVYLDQMAAAQVIRQSFFAINPAEPQVQFKLEPYTLDPAVSRSEFKFGDKTIEYRHGPIVPVSFKWPTDAEDGRTSLVLDKMAGRPIGIEKNTGPWSLFRLFDLMQTEYLTGRDVLVLKADVGGLRANYLLSSQRTPNPFDMGVLRTFRMPVQL
- the icmH gene encoding type IVB secretion system protein IcmH/DotU — encoded protein: MIKDMEHHQDDKTVLLDRQGHGPASSPLTDFAAPPRFEQLEERMIYAARLRPAEAFNISLNSLVAAASELLSEVVRLKHSDTREDLYALNERLTAGLKLFEVRALHNGAESSQVMAARYVLCTVVDEAVVTTPWGNESEWSQMSLLSSFHNETFGGEKFFQLLDRLSKNPVKHLPMLELMYLCLSLGFEGKYRVQARGMLELEGIRDALYRQIRQLRGDVPRELSPHWEGLNDQRRSLVRIVPAWMVVLFTVVCLVVMYSGFAWVLGEQRETVLQPYQQLDPAAVKPQSQP